In the Terriglobales bacterium genome, ACGTCCTTGCAAATACCACTCCGAGCGCGCGATTTCGTTTCCGTTCAGACGGCCCGAAACTCGAACTTTGATTCCCTTACATCCGAAGCGCAGTGCCGAATCGACACTCTTGCGCATGGCGCGACGGAATCCCACGCGTTTCTCAAGCTGCAGCGCGATCGACTCAGACACAAGCTGAGCGTCGAGCTCCGGCTTGTGCACCTCCTGGATGTCGATGAAGACATCGCGGCTCGTGCGCTTCTGCAGTTCGATCTTGAGCTTGTCGATCTCAGCGCCTTTGCGTCCGATGATGATTCCCGGACGTGCGGTTTTGATGATGATGCGCAGCTTGTTGCCGGGACGCTCGATCTCGATCGAGCTCACGCCCGCCGACTTCAGCTTGTCCTTCAGCTCCTTCTTGAGCTTCACGTCTTCAAGCAGCAGCTTGTCGTAATCGCGCTCCACGAACCAGCGCGACTTCCACGGTTTGGTGTAGCCGAGCCGGAATCCGTAGGGATGTACTTTTTGACCCATACCTATCCTTTCGCCGTCGCTTTCTTCGAGGCGGATTTCTTCTTCGCCGCTTTGCGTGGAGCGCGCCGCTTCGCCGTCGTTCCAGTTTCTTCGCCGACTACTGTGGCAGCGCCATTGGCTCCAGCGCGCAGACGCTCGGCCACAGCGATCTCGATGTGCGCCATGCGTCGCTGATAGCGGTACGCGCGTCCCATCGGTGCCGGACGGATACGCTTCATACGCGGCGCGTCATTCGCGATTGCCCGCTTCACATACAGCTGATCGACATCGACGTCAGCGCCCTTTTCCTGGCTCACATAGTTCGCATTCTCAATCGCCGACCGCAAAAGCTTGCCGATGGCGGGAGCAATTCCCTTTTTGGTAAAGAGCAGAGTGTTCATCGCCTGCTCTACCTGCTGGCCTTTAATCAGGTCCAGCACCAGGCGCGCCTTCTGCGGAGAGACTCTCTGGAAGCGCGCTTCGGCTCTGTATTCCTGTTCTGCAAAATTCATGCTTCTTCTCCGCTATCTAGCCGACGGTGCCGGTGCCGGCTTCGCGGCGGTTTCAGTTGCAGCCGCTTTCACCGAGTGTCCTTTAAAGTTGCGCGTCTGGCTGAACTCGCCCAGCTTGTGGCCGACCATGTTCTCCGAGATGTACACCGGAATGAACTTGCGTCCGTTGTGCACGGCGATGGTGTGTCCGACCATATCCGGGTGAATCGTCGAACGCCGCGACCACGTGCGCACGACTTTCTTATCGTTCGAGCGGTTCATCGTTTCGATCTTGACCATCAGGTGACCGTCGATGAATGGACCTTTTTTTGTGCTTCTCGCCATAATCTCTTCTCAATTTCGCGATTTCGCGATTGCGTGATTGCGTGATTTGAAAATCGCGAAATCACTCATAACGAAATCACCCGATCCTATTTGCTTCTCCGCGCCACAATGAATTTGTCAGTGCGCTTGTTATTGCGCGTCTTGTATCCGCGTGTGGGCTGTCCCCACGGAGTCACAGGATGACGTCCGCCGGAGGTCTTGCCTTCACCACCACCGTGCGGGTGATCGACCGGGTTCATCGCCACACCGCGGTTCACCGGACGACGTCCCAGCCAGCGCTTACGACCGGCCTTGCCGATCGAGACGTTCTCATGGTCGGTGTTGCCTACCTGCCCAATCGTCGCCATGCAGTCGATGAGGATCTTGCGCGTCTCACCGGAAGGCAGCTTGATCAGCGCGTAGTCGCCTTCTTTCGCGACCAACTGAGCGGCGCCGCCCGCCGAGCGCACCATCTGCGCGCCTTTACCGGGCTTCAGCTCGATGTTGTGCACCGTCGTGCCGGCTGGGATATTGCGCAACGGCAGGGCATTGCCGACGAGGATGTCAGCCTCTGGCCCGCTCACGATTTTCTGCCCAACCTGCAATCCCACGGGCTGCAGGATGTAGCGCTTCTCGCCATCGGCGTACGACAGCAAAGCGATACGCGCGGAGCGGTTGGGATCGTATTCGATCGAGGCGACAGTCGCCGGAACGCCAGCCTTGTCGCGCTTGAAGTCGATGATGCGGACCTTGCGCTTATGTCCTCCGCCACGATGCCAGCTCGTCAAGTCTCCCGAGTTGCGGCGCCCACCGGTGCGCAGCTTGATCTCGGTCAACGCCTTGTGCGGACGGTTAGTCGTGATCTCGTCGTTAACCAGCGTGGTCTTGAAACGCAGCGACGGAGTAAGCGGTCTGTATGTCTTAATCGGCATGAGCTAAACCATTTCGTGATTTCGCGATTGTGTGATTTCAAATCACGAAATCGCGAAATCACCCAATCACGAAATTTCTTTCTACGCGTTATCCGCGTATTCCGGCATCTTCTCGCCTACTTTGAGGCGAACGTATGCCTTCTTCCAATCCGGACGGTGTCCGGCGAATTTGCCGCGGCGGCGTTCTTTGCCGTGGAAGTTCGCAGTGCGAACGTCCTCCACTTTCACTTTAAACACCTGCTGCACGGCCTGCTTGATTTCAGTCTTGGTCGCCTTGGCAGCCACTTCGAATACCAACTGGCCGGAGGTAGCTTCCTTCTTGCGCGAAGTCTTGTCCTTCGCCGCCTTAGGATCGAACTCTTTCGCGCGCTCGGCCTTTTCCGTGACTACGGGACGGCGGATGATCTCGTATGCAGATTTCACTAGGCCACCTCCGCCTTCTGCCGCTTGGAGACGGTCTTCTTGAGCGTCTCCTGCAACTGCTCGATCGCCGGGCGCGAGAAGATGGCGCGGTCATAGCGCAGCAGATGATAAGGATGGACTTCGTGTCCGGCCACGAGTTCGACGCCATCCAGATTCCGCGAGCTCAGATAGAGATTGCGGCTGTGCTGGCGGTTTTCCGGATTCAGGTTGGCCACCAGCAGCGAAGTCTTTTCGACTCCCAGTGTATCCAGGGCCTTGCGCATCTCTTTGGTTTTGCCGGAGAGCACTTCGAGGCTTTCGACGACCGTTAACTTGCCGTCAGAGAGCTTGCTCGCGAGCGCAGAGCGCAAAGCGCCCAGCAGTTTCTTTTTGGGAAACTGATAATCGTAGCTGCGCGGCTGAGGTCCGTGAACGGTTCCGCCGTGGCGCCAAAGAGGCGAGCGGATCGAACCCACTCGGGCACGTCCGGTGCCTTTCTGCTTCCACAGCTTCTTGCCCGAACCTGAAACCAGCTTCTTGTTCTTGGTGGCATGCGTACCTGCGCGCTGAGCCGCACGATAGTGCTGCACCGCCTCCCACAGCAAGTCTTCGTTAATTACGCCGAAGACCTCATCTGCCAGCTCGAAGCTGCCGACTTTCTTGCCGTTCAGATCTAAAACGTCAACTTTTGCCATGGCTATTTCTTGGCCTTTCCGGCAGCGGCCTTCTTCGCGGCCTTCAGAGGATCGACCGTAGTCGCGCCCGCGAATCCACGACGCTCACGCGGCGGCTGCTTGGCCTTGTTGATCACAACGTATCCGCCTTTGGGACCGGGCACTGCGCCTTCGACCATCAGCAGGTTGTCTTCAAGATCGATACCCAGGATGCGCAGATTGCGAACGGTGCACTGATCGACCCCCATGTGGCCGGACATGCGCTGGCCAGGGAAGGTGCGCGACGGAAACGACGATGCGCCGATCGAACCCTGCACTTGGAACATGTGTCCGTGCGATTTAGGACCACCGCCGAAGTGGTGGCGGCGAACAACGCCCGCGAATCCGCGTCCCTTGCTCGTGCCGGTTACATCGACAAACTTTTCGTCCTGGAAGATATCGACCAGAACCTTGTCACCAACTTTGACTTGTCCGTTGGTTTCGGCTGCGGGATTCTCGCCTTTCGCTTGCTTCTCACCTGCTTCGCCGGGAGTCGTGACTGCGACTTCCTTCATGAATTTCACCGGCGGCAGATTATGCTTGCCAAAGTGTCCCTGCATCGCCTTGGTGACGCGCTTCCCTTTCACGAACTCGATGAGTCCGATCTGCACAGCGTCGTAGCCATCACGCGCGGCATTCTTGCGCTGCGTGATCACGCACGGGCCAGCCTGCAGCACTGTAATAGGACGAATCTCGCCCCTATCGTCGAAGAGCTGCGTCATGCCGACTTTCTTTCCTAGAATTCCTGAAACCATTTCTTTACCGACTCCTCATCATCCCGTATATGGGACTGTAGGTATTTTGTTACTTGCCGAACGCCTTGATCTCAACATCCACACCTGCGGGCAGGTCGAGCTTCATCAATGCATCGACCGTCTGCTGCGTGGGATCGAGGATGTCGAGCAGCCGCTTGTGCGTGCGAATCTCGAAGGCCTCGCGGGATTTCTTATCGACGTGCGGCGAACGCAGCACGCAGTACTTGTTCTTGATCGTCGGCAGCGGGATCGGTCCTGCTACCTGCGCTCCGGTGCGACGTGCTGTTTCCACGATCTCTCCAGTTGACTGGTCAAGAACGCGGTAGTCATAAGCCTTCAACCGGATGCGTATTCGTTGTCCTACCATTTTTGTCTCTCAAAGATCTGCTGCGGTCTGTGCCGCTGCGTGGTTCAAAACTTGGTTTCAATAAATTCGTTTCAGATAAACCGTTTCGAGTACTGCGTTTCAGGAAACTGCGTTTCAACTTCACTTCGCTTTCGGTGTTGAAACGCCTCAGCCGAAACGCCTTTCTGAGAAACGCCTCTCTTGAAACGCTTCTTCTAAGCGAGGATTTCGCTAATCGTTCCTGCACCCACAGTTCGGCCGCCTTCGCGGATCGCGAACCTGAGTCCCTTCTCCATAGCTACCGGCGTGATCAGCTCGATCACCAGTGCCACGTTGTCGCCGGGCATCACCATCTCTGTTCCGGCGGGCAGTTCGGCTACTCCGGTTACGTCCGTCGTTCTGAAGTAGAACTGTGGACGATAACCTTTGAAGAACGGCGTATGACGTCCACCTTCTTCCTTGGTCAGCACGTAGACTTCAGCTTTGAACTTGGTGTGGGGCGTGATCGATCCAGGCTTCGCCAGCACCATGCCGCGCTCCACGTCTTCTTTCGCAGTCCCGCGGAGCAACAGTCCGGCGTTGTCGCCGGCCATGCCTTCGTCGAGCTGCTTCTTGAACATCTCGACTCCGGTTACGACCGTCTTTCTGGTCTCACGGAAACCGACGATTTCCACTTCCTCGCCGACCTTCACCTTGCCGCGCTCGATTCGGCCGGTAACCACAGTTCCACGGCCTGAGATCGAGAAGATATCTTCGATCGGCATCAGGAATGGCTTGTCCACATCACGCGCTGGCAGCGGTACATTCTTATCGACGGCTTCCATCAGCTCGTCGATCGTCTTTTCCCACTTGGCTTCGCCATTGAGCGCTCCAAGCGCTGAGCCGCGAATGACCGGCAAGTTGTCGCCCGGGAACTGATACTTATTCAGCAGTTCGCGAACTTCGACTTCCACCAGATCGATCAGCTCAGGATCTTCAACCGCATCGCACTTATTGAGAAACACCACGATGTACGGCACGCCAACTTGACGAGCGAGCAGCACGTGCTCCTTCGTCTGTGGCATCGGACCATCGGTCGCCGCCACGACTAAGATGGCGCCGTCCATCTGTGCCGCGCCGGTGATCATGTTCTTGATGTAGTCGGCGTGGCCCGGGCAGTCGACGTGCGCATAGTGCCGATTCGGCGTCTCGTACTCGACGTGCGCGGTCGCGATCGTGATTCCGCGCTCGCGCTCTTCAGGAGCGTTATCGATCGAATCAAACGAGCGGAACTGGATCTTCGGGTTGTGCTTCGAGAGCACCTTCGTGATCGCGGCCGTCAACGTCGTCTTGCCGTGATCGATATGCCCAATCGTGCCCACGTTCACGTGCGGCTTGCTGCGGTCAAATTTCTCTTTCGCCATTGAAATAAGCTCCTAAGCTGCTTAGCTTCTTAGCTCCTAAGCTGAACTCGTTAACTCGTACTCCCAAACTATTTCGAAGCGCCTGCCTTGCCCTGCACCTTGGCGATGATCTCTTCGGAGATCGCTCTTGGTGCTTCCTCGTAACGGTTGAAGTGCATCGAGTAGGTCGCGCGGCCTTGCGTGTTCGAGCGCATTTGCGTGGCATAGCCGAACATGTCGCTAAGCGGCACGTTGGCTTTGATCACCTGTGATCCAGCGCGATGCTCCATGCCTTCAATGCGTCCGCGGCGGGAGTTCAGGTCACCAATGATGGTGCCCATGTATTCTTCGGGAACCACAACTTCAACGGACATAACCGGCTCGAGCAGAACTGGATGCGCCCGTTTTGCGGCATCTTTGAACGCCAGTGAACCGGCGATCTTGAATGCCATTTCATTCGAATCTACCTCGTGATAGCTGCCGTCGTAGAGCGTGGCCTTCACGTCGACTACTTCGTAGCCTGCGAGCACGCCGCCTTGCAGCGCTTCCTTAATTCCCTGGTCGATCGGCTTGATGTACTCCTTCGGAACCACGCCGCCAACGATGTCGTTCACGAACTCATAACCCTTGCCCGGATTCGGTTCGAGCTTGATCTTCGCGTGGCCATAGTTACCAGAGCCGCCGGTCTGGCGGATGAACTTGCCTTCGCCTTCGGAAGCCTTGCGGATGGTCTCCCGGTACGCGACCTGAGGCTTGCCGACGTTGGCCTCAACCTTGTACTCACGCATCATGCGGTCGACGATGATTTCGAGGTGAAGCTCACCCATGCCGCTGATGATCGTCTGTCCCGAATCGGGATCGGTATGCACTTTGAAAGTGGGATCTTCCTGCGCCAGCCGGTTCAGCGCCATTCCCATCTTTTCCTGGTCACTCTTCGTCTTTGGTTCGACTGCTACAGAGATGACAGGCGCCGCGAACTCAATCGATTCGAGCCGAATCGGCGCCTTCTCAGAGCAGATCGTGTCACCGGTCGTGACATTCTTTAGTCCGACGCAAGCGCAGATGTCGCCGGCGTAAATCTCGGTGATCTCCTCGCGCTTGTTGGCATGCATCTTGAGCAATCGCCCAATACGCTCGGTTCTGCTTTTTGTCGTATTAAAAACGCTGTCGCCAGTCTTCAGGTGTCCTGAATAGACGCGAATAAACGTGAGCTGACCGACAAAGGGATCGGCCATGATCTTGAACGCCAGAGCCGAGAACGGCTCGCTGTCGTCGGCTTTGCGCGTGAGAACCTTTTCCGGATGATCGGGATCGGTACCCTCGGTCGGAGGAATATCGAGCGGCGACGGCAGATAATCGACGACTGCATCGAGCAGCGTCTGCACGCCTTTGTTCTTGAACGCTGTTCCGCAGAGAACCGGGAACAGCTTGAGCTCGATCACGCTCTTACGCAGAGACTTGCGCAGCTCATCGGCGGTGATCGTCTCGCCTTCGAGGAACTTGTGCAG is a window encoding:
- the rpsS gene encoding 30S ribosomal protein S19 codes for the protein MARSTKKGPFIDGHLMVKIETMNRSNDKKVVRTWSRRSTIHPDMVGHTIAVHNGRKFIPVYISENMVGHKLGEFSQTRNFKGHSVKAAATETAAKPAPAPSAR
- the rplV gene encoding 50S ribosomal protein L22, producing the protein MNFAEQEYRAEARFQRVSPQKARLVLDLIKGQQVEQAMNTLLFTKKGIAPAIGKLLRSAIENANYVSQEKGADVDVDQLYVKRAIANDAPRMKRIRPAPMGRAYRYQRRMAHIEIAVAERLRAGANGAATVVGEETGTTAKRRAPRKAAKKKSASKKATAKG
- the rplD gene encoding 50S ribosomal protein L4 translates to MAKVDVLDLNGKKVGSFELADEVFGVINEDLLWEAVQHYRAAQRAGTHATKNKKLVSGSGKKLWKQKGTGRARVGSIRSPLWRHGGTVHGPQPRSYDYQFPKKKLLGALRSALASKLSDGKLTVVESLEVLSGKTKEMRKALDTLGVEKTSLLVANLNPENRQHSRNLYLSSRNLDGVELVAGHEVHPYHLLRYDRAIFSRPAIEQLQETLKKTVSKRQKAEVA
- the rpsJ gene encoding 30S ribosomal protein S10, with product MVGQRIRIRLKAYDYRVLDQSTGEIVETARRTGAQVAGPIPLPTIKNKYCVLRSPHVDKKSREAFEIRTHKRLLDILDPTQQTVDALMKLDLPAGVDVEIKAFGK
- the tuf gene encoding elongation factor Tu, translated to MAKEKFDRSKPHVNVGTIGHIDHGKTTLTAAITKVLSKHNPKIQFRSFDSIDNAPEERERGITIATAHVEYETPNRHYAHVDCPGHADYIKNMITGAAQMDGAILVVAATDGPMPQTKEHVLLARQVGVPYIVVFLNKCDAVEDPELIDLVEVEVRELLNKYQFPGDNLPVIRGSALGALNGEAKWEKTIDELMEAVDKNVPLPARDVDKPFLMPIEDIFSISGRGTVVTGRIERGKVKVGEEVEIVGFRETRKTVVTGVEMFKKQLDEGMAGDNAGLLLRGTAKEDVERGMVLAKPGSITPHTKFKAEVYVLTKEEGGRHTPFFKGYRPQFYFRTTDVTGVAELPAGTEMVMPGDNVALVIELITPVAMEKGLRFAIREGGRTVGAGTISEILA
- the rplB gene encoding 50S ribosomal protein L2, with protein sequence MPIKTYRPLTPSLRFKTTLVNDEITTNRPHKALTEIKLRTGGRRNSGDLTSWHRGGGHKRKVRIIDFKRDKAGVPATVASIEYDPNRSARIALLSYADGEKRYILQPVGLQVGQKIVSGPEADILVGNALPLRNIPAGTTVHNIELKPGKGAQMVRSAGGAAQLVAKEGDYALIKLPSGETRKILIDCMATIGQVGNTDHENVSIGKAGRKRWLGRRPVNRGVAMNPVDHPHGGGEGKTSGGRHPVTPWGQPTRGYKTRNNKRTDKFIVARRSK
- the rplW gene encoding 50S ribosomal protein L23 encodes the protein MKSAYEIIRRPVVTEKAERAKEFDPKAAKDKTSRKKEATSGQLVFEVAAKATKTEIKQAVQQVFKVKVEDVRTANFHGKERRRGKFAGHRPDWKKAYVRLKVGEKMPEYADNA
- the rpsC gene encoding 30S ribosomal protein S3, which translates into the protein MGQKVHPYGFRLGYTKPWKSRWFVERDYDKLLLEDVKLKKELKDKLKSAGVSSIEIERPGNKLRIIIKTARPGIIIGRKGAEIDKLKIELQKRTSRDVFIDIQEVHKPELDAQLVSESIALQLEKRVGFRRAMRKSVDSALRFGCKGIKVRVSGRLNGNEIARSEWYLQGRLPLHTLRADIEYGFTEARTTYGVIGVKTWIYKGEILSQKKREPHVAATAF
- the fusA gene encoding elongation factor G encodes the protein MPRQVPLERCRNIGIMAHIDAGKTTTTERILFYTGITHRIGEVHEGTATMDWMEQEQERGITITSAATTCFWRDIRINIIDTPGHVDFTAEVERSLRVLDGACAVFDAVHGVEPQSETVWRQADKYGVPRICFINKMDKMGADFEHAVDTIRKRLNARPVAIQIPIGQEAAFKGVVDLVNMKAIYWRDETMGAKYEVEEIPAELKKKAEAFHAQLVESVAENDDEMLHKFLEGETITADELRKSLRKSVIELKLFPVLCGTAFKNKGVQTLLDAVVDYLPSPLDIPPTEGTDPDHPEKVLTRKADDSEPFSALAFKIMADPFVGQLTFIRVYSGHLKTGDSVFNTTKSRTERIGRLLKMHANKREEITEIYAGDICACVGLKNVTTGDTICSEKAPIRLESIEFAAPVISVAVEPKTKSDQEKMGMALNRLAQEDPTFKVHTDPDSGQTIISGMGELHLEIIVDRMMREYKVEANVGKPQVAYRETIRKASEGEGKFIRQTGGSGNYGHAKIKLEPNPGKGYEFVNDIVGGVVPKEYIKPIDQGIKEALQGGVLAGYEVVDVKATLYDGSYHEVDSNEMAFKIAGSLAFKDAAKRAHPVLLEPVMSVEVVVPEEYMGTIIGDLNSRRGRIEGMEHRAGSQVIKANVPLSDMFGYATQMRSNTQGRATYSMHFNRYEEAPRAISEEIIAKVQGKAGASK
- the rplC gene encoding 50S ribosomal protein L3, whose product is MVSGILGKKVGMTQLFDDRGEIRPITVLQAGPCVITQRKNAARDGYDAVQIGLIEFVKGKRVTKAMQGHFGKHNLPPVKFMKEVAVTTPGEAGEKQAKGENPAAETNGQVKVGDKVLVDIFQDEKFVDVTGTSKGRGFAGVVRRHHFGGGPKSHGHMFQVQGSIGASSFPSRTFPGQRMSGHMGVDQCTVRNLRILGIDLEDNLLMVEGAVPGPKGGYVVINKAKQPPRERRGFAGATTVDPLKAAKKAAAGKAKK